The genomic interval CCGGACGCTCGTCGTCGTCCCCTCGCTCGGGCACCTCGCCAAGCCCACAACGTACGCGCAGGAGAGGCGAGACAGTCCCCGCGCTGAATTCGAGAAGATCGCGGGGCGCGCCCTGCCGCTGCTGCCGGCGCCCGATCCGCAACGGTTCGTCGAGGAGGGCTCGGCCGCGGCACCGTGGCTGCGGCCCGTCTACGAAGTCCTCGCGCAGGATCTTGTTGGCGCGCCGTACGCATGGCTCCGGCCGACCGTCCTCGTCTCGCCGCCCGGCACCGGCAAGACGGCCACCGTCAGGGCGGTGTCCCGCCTGCTTGGCTTGCCGCTGCGCCTTTATTCGGCTGCCGGCGCGTCCGACGGATCCTTCGGCGGGACGTCGCGGCAATGGGGCACGGGGCGGGCCAGCGTCCCCCTGCAAGCCATCCTGCAGGAACAGGTCGCCAACGTATGCATCGGGATCGACGAGATCGAGAAGTGTTCTGCTGACCGCAGGAATGGCTCGCTGGGCGACGTCCTGCTGCCCTTCCTTGAGCGGGAGAACGCCAAGTCCATCTTCGATCTTTACGTCGAGACGGGCGTCAATCTTTCGCCGATTACATACCTGGCGACGGCCAACAGCGTCAGCGGGATCCCTGAGGCGCTCCGTGATCGCCTCCGCATCATCGAGGTCCCGTCGCCGGGCATCGAGCATCTGCCGACCGTGGCGGCCAACCTCGTCGCGGAGATCCGGACGGAACGCGGGCTCGATGCGGCGTGGCTGCCCGATCTTGATGGCGAGGAGATCGAGCTCGTCGGCCGGCACTGGCGGGGCGGCAGCCTGCGCCCGCTGCGCCGGCTCGTCGAGACCGTCCTCGCCGGCCGCGACCGGCTCGCGCCGCGCCACTGACGGGAGGCCTGCCGTGACGCTTCACGACGACCTTCCGAGCATCGCCGCGCAGATCCATGCCGCGTGGCTGAGCGGTCGGATTTGCTCGCTCGTCGGGCGCGGCTGCCGCGCCCGGATCCTGCGCCTAATCCGGCTCGTCGAGCAGGGCCAGGTCCCCCCAGAGACCGCCCTTCGCCTCGCCCGCGAGACCGAAGCGGTTGCGTTCTGCCTCGCCCCCCTGCCGCCTGGAGACGACGTGTGATCCGAGATGAATTCCTGATGATCGCCAGGCGCGCCCTGCGGACCCACCGCGGCTCCGACAGCGTCACTGCCGGGGCAGTCCGCCCGTCGCCGATCGGGCCGCTCGTCGAGTGGGAAGGCCCCCTGCTGGCAAGAGAGCGGCAGCGGCGTCTTCTCCCCGGTGGCGGGCATGTGCTGGGGGCGCCGTCGGGTCCCGACCTGCTGGCCGTCCTCGTCCGCTTCCAGGCCTGCCGCTGGCGTCATGGCCCGCCGCACGCCCCGTTGACTTGGGCAGATGATCTCGCCGCCCGGCAACCACGCATCTTTCAGCACCCTCCCTGCTCGCACGCCGGGTGGAGCTGGCTATGGCAAGCCGGTGCCGAGCTGATCACCGAGCACGGGGTCCCCAAGGGCTTCCGCACGGTCGACACTAAGGAAAAGTTTGGCAGCCTCAGATGGTACACCGAAGCAAAGGTCGACGACACCTACGCGGACAATGTCATCGGTTGTATTGACCACATCTCAAATTTCGTCTGCGAATACTGTGGGGCGCCTGGACTTCTTCGGAAGGGATCATGGGTTAAGTGCATGTGCGAAGCCCACGCTCAGGGGCGGAAGCCCTTCAGGGCTGAGGAGGCTTAGGTGCGTGTCTGGATCCTGAGCGACATCCATGCTGACGCATGCCCGTGGGAGCCGCCCCCCGGGTCCCGGGTCGACCTCGCCATCGTCGCCGGCGACGTCGCCGACGGCCTCACGCGGCGGGCGATCCCATGGATCGTGCAGCACGTCCGGCCCCGGGCCCGGCATGTCGTCTACGTGCCGGGCAACCACGATTTTTGGGGGACCCGACTCCCGGACGAGCTCGCCCACGCGCGGGATCTCGCGATCGCGTCGGACATCACGCTGCTCGATGCCGGCCAGGTCCGGCATATCGAGGGCGTGCGCGTCATCGGGGCGACCCTCTGGACCGACTTCGCCGTGGGGGAGCCGCGGTGGTTCCGCGTGTGGGCGATGCGCGACGCTGGCGACCGGCTGACCGGTATGCGCGATCACCGCCGGATCCAGACGAGAGACCGGCTCGGCAGCCCGGCGCCGTTCCGGCCATTCGCGGCGCTCGCGCTGCACGTCGAACACCGCGCCAGGATCGAGCGCGTCCTCGATGAGGGACACGACGGGCCGACGGTCGTCGTCACGCACCACGCGCCCCACCCGAGGTCGCTGCCCGCAGGCGAGGCGACGGGGCCCGGGGACGCTGCGTACGCGAGCGACCTGAGCAGCATCATGCAGGGGCCTTGCGCGCCGGATCTCTGGATCCACGGGCATGTGCATCGATCGGTCGACTACCAGGTCGGGCGGACCCGGGTCCTCGCGAACCCGCGGGGCCATGACACGTCGCACCGGCGCCGGGGCGGGACCTGGATCGACGAGCGCGAGAACCCCTTCTTCGATCCCGCCCTCGTCTTGGAGATCTAAGATGCGCCCAGCCCTTGCCCTCGCCGCCATCCTCGCCGCCGGGCCAGCCCCCGCGGGCCCGAGACCCGCCCCAGGCTGGTATTGCCCCGTTGGGAGCGGCCTCCCCATCGCTATCGATGTCCCGCGCCGGGGCTCGGCCGGCATCTACGGCATGGAATGCCATGCAGTCAGCTACCGCCATGGGAAGATCCGGGGGGCCCGCTGCTTCGGCAACCACAACGCCGACATGGGCAGCCCTTACGAGACCGATCTCTTCGTCCGGGAGGACGGCTCGATCGCCCACGACGGGCAGACCTTCCGGCGGCAGGAGGGCGGCAGGCTCTGCCCGTGACCCCGTGCAGGGAAAGGAAAGCCAATCGCCGTTCGCTTCCTCCGGGCATGGGAAAGGGGGCCGCGGCGGTCCCGGGCCCCTGGTGGTGAAGGGTCCGCAGACTGTGCGGACCCTAGTCGAAGAGGGTTTCCTCAGCCTTGGCGGCCTCCTCGATGGCCTTGCGCGCCAGCTTCCGCTTGTGGGCTAGCCAACGGTGCGCAAGCCACGTCTGACCGGCCGGTGTGACGAGCGTCTGCTCGCGCACCTTGCCGTCCTCGCACTCGAACTTGCGCGCGACCATGTACCCATCGTCGCGCAGGTCCGCCCGGGGCTGGAGCCAACCGCTCTCCATGAAGATGAAGCCCCGGCGCTTCATCCAGTCGAAGAACTCGGTCTGCCGGGCGTTGAGGAGGCGGCAGACCGTGCGGAGGTTCTCTCTCTTCCCAGTGGCCATGAAGGCCTCGAACACCTCGACCTTGTGCGCGGCGATCGCCAACTCCTTCGACTGCGCGGCCACGGTGGCCTCGGCCATCTCGGCCCTCTCCCGCATCTCCTGCGTCAGCTGGAGGAGCTGCGTGGCGATGACGGCGAGCTGCCCCTGGTCGCGCACGTTGATCTCGGCGCCACCGGCCGCACGGGACCTGAGCTGCCGTTCCATCGCCTCGAACGCGCCGTTGTAGTCGACCTTCCACCGCAGCGCCCGGGCCCCGGTGAAGCCCATGGCCAGGATGCTGAAGCCGGACCGATCCATGAGGTAGCAGGTGTACGTCCGGCCGTTCTGGGGATCGACGTACGAGCTCTCCACGAAGTAGCCGTGGATCGCGGGGGTGTCCTCAGATTTGAGGAGACCCCTGATGTCCCGGACGACGTTGTCGTGGCGCTTGCTAAACATGGCCGCGACGTTGCGGCTGTCGGCCATGGGCCGGCCGTCGATGATGGCGACGACCGGGACCGGCGAGTGTTCGCGGATCGGGGTGATCGCGTTCATCAGGCGGCCCTCCCACCGGTCGGCGATGGGCCGGTGACGTCGGCCGCGTCGATCTCGACGACTACGAACTCGATCTCCATGAGATCCCTCTCCAGGGCGTCCGGCAGCTGAATGCGGTCCCCAAGGCCGGGCGCGCCGATGATGATGACGGTCCTGTATTCGTCCTTCAACGCCCTGGTGTAGGCCGCCTCGACAGCCTGCTGGGCGTCCCGGCCGCAGACGGAGCTCGCGTGCGTGCACAGGACGACTTCGCCATCGCGATCGGCGATCCAGCATCCCTCCGCCCGCAGCATCGGCACGGCGAAGGGCGTGGCGTCCTTCAGCCACCGGCCCGGGTCCCGGCGGAACGCGGCCTCGCGGGCCTTGTCGGCCACGCGGTTCGCCTTCTGCTCCTCCTCCACTTCGCGCATCAGGTCGCGGACGTCGGGCGGGGCCCCCTCCGATCGCTGGATCATCTGGGCGAGCCAGGCGAGCGTCGCGAGCCGCAGCTCGGGGAACGTCGGCTCGCGGTCGGGGACGTCCCGCGCGAGGACCGCTGCGTGCGCGGCGCGGGCGTCGGTCCGCCCCCACAGCACGGCTTGCTCGTAGAAGGCGACCTCTTCGAGGATCCGGGTCGTCGTCAGGAGGCCCGCCTGCAGGCCCTCGATTTCCCTGGCCGAAATGGCCGCGGCGGGGCGCGCGACGAGCTCGGAGATGTTAATGTCGGTGCACGGTTCGGTCATGGGGCTCCATCCCTTGGCTGACCAGGTCCGGGGCGGCGGCTTCCCTCCGCTTCCCCGGGCCGCCCTGCCGGCGACTGCCGGTGGCGACGCGTCAAGGAGAGCCTAGTCTTCGAAATTTGTAAATAGCACCAAAAAAATTATACCTGTCGCCTAGCGAATGGGTGACGACCCGGTTATACCTCTCTGCATGTACCCGACCCCTCCGATGCTCCGTGCCGCGCGCACCCTCCTCGACTTGAAGCAGGACGAGGCTGCGCGTCTTTGTCACACCTCGCTCAAGAGCCTGGTCGCGGCCGAGAAGGGCGAGGCGAGCCGCGCAATCCTGCACAAGCTGATGGGCGGCTATATGGGGGCCGGCATCCGCTTCGACGGTTCGCCGGACTATCGGACACAGATCGTCACGCTGGAGCTGGACGAGGCTCCGGCGGATCCGCAGATCCCGGAGATCTAAAGAATTCTTAGGCCTGCCCGACCTCTCGAAGGGTACTCACTCGGCG from Methylobacterium sp. AMS5 carries:
- a CDS encoding AAA family ATPase; this translates as MSKKPTPRQKAANAIARVRRNSTHITGPREPSSPLPRPEMLSGGEFVEWDPCADARARLLYLPLDMLPARCRRAVDAAVTDTGVRTIRRARAILFETSTSESAAVHVAQACARVEEALAFNLAGLGDHRAAAEISAAALLQWSNFIGVGQLDEAFLCLRTAVVWAGDAQFDQVDMRQYSEPNYPRLHALGLDAAKMLAFAQAVSDADAQIRAVDDVLRGGAGMAAPPGPDGDLALDFGDEPGTPPPIEETPAAPAVRTLVVVPSLGHLAKPTTYAQERRDSPRAEFEKIAGRALPLLPAPDPQRFVEEGSAAAPWLRPVYEVLAQDLVGAPYAWLRPTVLVSPPGTGKTATVRAVSRLLGLPLRLYSAAGASDGSFGGTSRQWGTGRASVPLQAILQEQVANVCIGIDEIEKCSADRRNGSLGDVLLPFLERENAKSIFDLYVETGVNLSPITYLATANSVSGIPEALRDRLRIIEVPSPGIEHLPTVAANLVAEIRTERGLDAAWLPDLDGEEIELVGRHWRGGSLRPLRRLVETVLAGRDRLAPRH
- a CDS encoding metallophosphoesterase; amino-acid sequence: MRVWILSDIHADACPWEPPPGSRVDLAIVAGDVADGLTRRAIPWIVQHVRPRARHVVYVPGNHDFWGTRLPDELAHARDLAIASDITLLDAGQVRHIEGVRVIGATLWTDFAVGEPRWFRVWAMRDAGDRLTGMRDHRRIQTRDRLGSPAPFRPFAALALHVEHRARIERVLDEGHDGPTVVVTHHAPHPRSLPAGEATGPGDAAYASDLSSIMQGPCAPDLWIHGHVHRSVDYQVGRTRVLANPRGHDTSHRRRGGTWIDERENPFFDPALVLEI
- a CDS encoding phage regulatory protein/antirepressor Ant, producing the protein MNAITPIREHSPVPVVAIIDGRPMADSRNVAAMFSKRHDNVVRDIRGLLKSEDTPAIHGYFVESSYVDPQNGRTYTCYLMDRSGFSILAMGFTGARALRWKVDYNGAFEAMERQLRSRAAGGAEINVRDQGQLAVIATQLLQLTQEMRERAEMAEATVAAQSKELAIAAHKVEVFEAFMATGKRENLRTVCRLLNARQTEFFDWMKRRGFIFMESGWLQPRADLRDDGYMVARKFECEDGKVREQTLVTPAGQTWLAHRWLAHKRKLARKAIEEAAKAEETLFD